cctataatttccaggttcacttttagagccctttttgaatattggcaccacatttgctatgcgccagtcctgcggaacagaccctgtcgctatagagtcactaaaaataagaaataatggtttatctattacattacttagttctcttagtactcgtgggtgtatgccatccggacccggagatttatctattttaatcttatttagccggtttcgcacctcttcttgggttagattggtgacccttaatatagggttttcattgtttcttgggatttcacctagcatttaattttccaccgtgaataccgtggagaagaaggtgtttaatatgttagctttttcctcgtcatctacaaccattctttcctcactattttttaaggggcctacattttcagtttttattcttttactattgatatagttgaagaacagtttgggattagttttactctccttagcaatgtgcttctctgtttcctttttggcagctttaattagttttttagataaagtatttttctccctatagttttttagagcttcaatggtgccatcctgctttagtagtgcaaatgctttcttgggGATCATGGGGATATGGCACACCACTTACCTAGCTTTATTCTGTACCCGTGTAATGTGGCAGTATTGCTCTACTCAATACCTAAAACTGAGTAACAAAGTACGGTATGTCGTCCACTGTTGGGCATTATACCCACTATATATAATTGTCTTTCTAGGATAATACCCATATTAACTGCTATAACCATCTACATTGCTATTTTGATGCAGTAATCTTGCACCCCAAATACAAAGTGGTTATATTGATTTAATATTAATTTAAAAATCAATTCTCCATTCTCCTGTCCTCAGCAGGTCATTCAATATCGATCCAATTATATTTTGCTCATTTTTAAACTTTAGAAGTCACCAAATTTAATTTCTTACTTTTCTAGAGTTTGGATCTCCTAAAGGGACCTTTACATTACTAGATCATCAAGAAACTcaagattagattttttttttacaatgtttcaCGAATACTGGACTGTTATGGATGTTTACTGGCCATCAGGTGCAGATCTAAAGGAGTCATACTGTATTTCATACTATTTGTTTCCTCAAGTCCTGTCATAGTTGCGTAGTGGGATGTTGTCATAGGTGAAGGTTTCGGAGCTCTGCTGCAGTTCTTTGGCTGTGCGTCTTGCTTCCCTTGCAATCTTCTGGAAACGACGCAAGGAGAGAATGATAAAGATTAGCAGAATGCCTTGTACTACAATAAAGATAAAGAGGCAGAGCTGGGAGATCACAGCAAGGTTGCAGTACCAGTGTTGACAGGTGGTCACAAGTTCATCCTCTGTTAAGAACATAATAACTCTCCCTTCAAGGGTCTCGGGAGATGCACAAATCACGTCTCTATAGAGGCCTTTCTTCTGCTGTCCTTGCAGCCAACTTCTCAGATAAAGGATGTCACAATCACAGTGCCAAGGGTTATGCTTAAGATAGACCTCACGCACATTTGGAAGGTGGTCCAGAAGACCATTAGGAATAGATAACAGGTTGTTCTGGTCCAAACGGATCACCTGGGTGGTAGTAGGAAAAGAGGCCGGCAGAGTGCTGCTGGTAAGGTCTTTATAACTGCAATCAACAATTCCAGAAGTACAGCTACAGGGAGAAGGACATCCAGAGACCAATGGAAGCAAACAAATTATCAGGAGCAATAGCCACAACCAATGCATCGTCCGCCTCATCTTGTCTGAAATGATAAAATGTCTCGGTTAATAATAGTTAAATTTTTCCCCATATTTACAGTAAAATAATATAAAAAGTAAAAGAGTAATTTGTAATAATATATAATTCAAAATCTAAAAAATCTTTAACAGGAATCTGTAAGATGGCTTTCATCTCCAAAACTAATATGAACATGTAGGTCTTTCAAAAACAAGTCCAGCAgtatctttacatggccagtccgtttgCCCGTTAATGAGAaagcagcatttgaattgatatgcaaatgaggctgtaaaTCTGattcctctgtcactccagctctattccccacccagtgccacctcctcctgcttgaccgACAGAAtcaatgctgtgtgacttcaggcaaagcaatcatcagtcaagcaggaggaggtggagCTGGATGGGGAATACTTCTTCAGCCACATTTGCATATAAATTTCTCAGTAACAGATTGGACATGTCATGGTATATCTGGACTTGTTTTTGAAAGAGCTAAATGTGGAAACAAATAATTTGGAgtgtaaaatcctgctgacagattccctttattctTTTCCTGGATGCAGCCTGATACAGAACCTGCAGCACACAGTCACACGGCAATGGAAAAGTATAAGGTGAGTGACACAGAAAGAAGAGATAAACATGGCgtatagtcctgaaaaaaaaaaggtgcagtcaTGACAAACGGAGGTCTAAAAAACTTTATTACTATCATGGCGTACAAATGAACATTTTATATTGTGTACAACAAATATGCCCGCATTCTCTCATCAGCAGATATAATTTTACTAGCACAAATCTGTGAAAAGAGTTGGTGCAAAGTACAAATTCACATGCAGTTTTGTAGCATGGTATACTTAGATGAAGATCTTACATTTTGGGAAAATTTTAGCAAACGCACTTTCAAGAAAATGTGACAATTCAAAGCAAAGATGGGAAAGAAGCATCTCCAGTCCTGCACAATCCATGCAGCATTAAGCAGTAGCTGCTGTAGAGGGGACAGGACACACTAGGCTCCGCTGCATTATGGAGAGGAGAGCCCAGGTCAATACCATTGGGGCCAGACtcaggctgaaattcagccctggtattTTAAAGCACAATGGTCCATGCTGACCTCTAATCCTCCACCTCTCCCTTCTTCACACCCACTTGCCCCAAATGAGGATGTCTATTACAAATATTACCTTGCCTGACATTGaagaaaatcaagattttctgcaagaccaattttatagccaTATAAAACTAAATAATACTGCCACTCTATGACTGTATAATATTTCCATATAGTGACAAAATAATGCCATCATACTGATCTTTTAAGGAATTGTCACCCCCTAGCTAAATTTTCTGCAAGCCATGCATCTTGCCAAATGCTAAAGATGTATAAATCAACTTTGATTGTTGGTTCTTGCAGTCGCCACATGACCTGCAAGAATATGATTTGCATACGTGTGGTCCTCGGCCAATTTGCTAAATGGGCAGAGACTCTAATCAGctagtgactgcaagtatgcaattcaTACATTGCTGTCTCGTGACGACCGTTGTCACTGGCAAGCAAGGCAGAATCCTAacggtgtgtatattacatgtgtactaCATATTGTCAGGATTCAGCAAGCTCCTGGGATTGCCAAAAATGTACTCAGGGGTTGACAGCTTCTCTGATGAAAATATCTGTAAAAGACCACAGCTTTACTGCGATATAggcaactcccttgcaccactccagtctgtcctcaactctgctgctcggctaatcccaattccccaacgaatccagttcaaactactaacactgatctacgaaGCCATTTACAACCTGTCCccttcctatatctctgaactaatctcccactatcttcccttacgtaatcttcgatcctcccaagacctcctactctcctccacacttattcgttcctcacacaaccgcctccaagatttctcccgaatattccccatcctctggaattccacgcctcaacatgtccgattatccaccaccctcggatccttcagacggaacctgaaaacccatctcttcaggaaagcctacagcctgcaataatcattttgccgcctcaccaaccacccaagttgCCGCCTCACCAAACACCCGAGCCGCTGCCACGTCACcatccaccagagctgccgcctcaccaccaccagagctgccgcctcaccaccaccagagctgcagcacaccgacctcctgtctcttccccattatcccgaaaaatgtaagtctgcaaggacagggtcctctcccctttgtacCATTCTGTCATTGTAaaattgtttactgttaacgatatctataaccctgtatgtaaccactTTTCACATGTaccgcaccatggaattaatggtgctatataaatgaataataataattcagttgtttattttttatttaaaaaaaagtagaTCAcgggcacaaaactacagtcaattcaaatggcaactttgtatctttaagaaacactaaaagaaatcaagagcaaaaaatgttgtagtcagtattTGTCACTTTTTAAGAACAAGCAGAGGGGAAacattatggactcactcaattatgtgggaaaaaattatggaatcatgaaaaacaaacaaacaaaaaaacactcaaacaaatcactagtattttgttgcaccacctctggcttttattacagcttgcagtctctgaggcatggacttaataagtgtcaaacaggactcttcatcaatctggctccaactttctctgattgctgttgccagatcagctttgtagGTTGGAGCCTTGCcacggaccattttcttcaacttccaccaaagattttcaattggattgagatccggactatttgcaggccatgacattgaccatatgcgtctattttcaaggaatgtttgcacagtttttgctctatggctggatgcattatcatcttgaaaaatgatttcatcctcCCCAaaaatcctttcaattgatgggataagaaaagtgtccaaaatatcaacataaacttgtgcatttattgaagacgtaatgacagccatctccccagtgcctttacctgacatgcagccccatatcatcaatgactgtggaaatttgcatgttctcttcaggtagtcatctttataaatctcattggaacggcaccaaagttccagcatcatcaccttgcccaattcagattcacg
This region of Ranitomeya imitator isolate aRanImi1 chromosome 1, aRanImi1.pri, whole genome shotgun sequence genomic DNA includes:
- the GP1BB gene encoding platelet glycoprotein Ib beta chain; translated protein: MRRTMHWLWLLLLIICLLPLVSGCPSPCSCTSGIVDCSYKDLTSSTLPASFPTTTQVIRLDQNNLLSIPNGLLDHLPNVREVYLKHNPWHCDCDILYLRSWLQGQQKKGLYRDVICASPETLEGRVIMFLTEDELVTTCQHWYCNLAVISQLCLFIFIVVQGILLIFIILSLRRFQKIAREARRTAKELQQSSETFTYDNIPLRNYDRT